A DNA window from Paralichthys olivaceus isolate ysfri-2021 chromosome 3, ASM2471397v2, whole genome shotgun sequence contains the following coding sequences:
- the creb3l3a gene encoding cyclic AMP-responsive element-binding protein 3-like protein 3-A: MEHYPDQGCDGIELLDWLFDQNDGILCHEETEHHGNHHTWPIQDQNMLQPPDQADDDFLNALLSGNDSVSGSPLWSPSPSDSGISEDPPSDQMDSPQRPESPHRETLFFSKTPQTKAALEANVPIDLNGWESSGFLAGRARITQYPSDVHRPQLSSGFPLTVKDLLLSGTPEPAPPPLQQSIQELLLNEDEKKLLVKEGVTLPSQLPLTKYEERVLKKIRRKIRNKQSAQESRKKKKEYIDGLESRMAACNAHNQELQRKVSQLEKCNMSLMEQLRRLQALFMNTSNKPAQTGTCVLVLLLSLSLILFPSLKPFPDSKVSQGDFSPVRIQSRSLQNLQASRVLRVIDTPFSSEDESEPLHRHFPGDHGLEDMNTLMEKLAVNEEHSSLMTVSLNSSRVEEVGHFHVDPITGHIATVTLDPHRSAKLRPHADDM, translated from the exons aTGGAGCACTACCCAGATCAG GGTTGTGATGGCATCGAGCTGCTCGACTGGCTGTTTGATCAAAATGATGGAATTCTCTGTCATGAAGAAACGGAACACCATGGCAACCATCACACCTGGCCAATCCAGGACCAGAAC ATGCTGCAGCCTCCTGATCAGGCGGATGACGACTTCCTCAACGCCCTCCTGAGTGGGAATGATTCAGTGTCAGGCTCACCTCTGTGGTCCCCTTCTCCCAGCGACAGTGGAATCAGCGAGGATCCTCCATCAGACCAGATGGACAGTCCACAACGTCCCGAGAGCCCTCACAGGGAGACTCTGTTCTTCAGTAAGACGCCCCAAACAAAGGCGGCCCTGGAAGCCAATGTCCCCATTGACCTGA ATGGCTGGGAATCATCTGGATTCCTGGCGGGCAGGGCGAGGATTACACAATATCCATCTGATGTACATAGACCACAGCTGTCCTCTGGCTTTCCGCTAACAGTCAAAGATCTGCTTCTCTCTGGAACACCCGAACCA GCCCCACCTCCATTGCAACAGTCTATTCAAGAGCTGCTTCTCAATGAAGATGAGAAGAAGCTTTTAGTGAAGGAGGGGGTGACTCTACCCAGCCAGCTACCGCTCACAAAG TATGAAGAAAGAGTTTTGAAGAAAATACGTCGGAAGATTCGTAATAAGCAGTCTGCCcaggagagcaggaagaagaagaaggaataTATTGATGGACTGGAGAGCAG GATGGCAGCCTGCAACGCACACAATCAGGAGCTGCAAAGAAAAGTGTCACAGCTGGAGAAGTGCAACAT gtcaCTAATGGAACAGTTGCGCAGGCTGCAAGCTCTGTTCATGAATACATCTAACAAGCCTGCCCAGACGGGGACATGTGTACTG GTACTTCTGCTGTCCCTGTCGCTAATCCTGTTCCCCAGCCTCAAGCCCTTCCCCGACAGCAAGGTCAGCCAAGGAGACTTCAGTCCCGTCAGAA tccagtCGCGGTCCCTGCAAAACCTCCAGGCTTCCCGTGTGCTCCGTGTCATTGACACCCCGTTCTCCAGTGAGGATGAATCAGAGCCTCTGCACCGACATTTCCCAGGAGACCATGGACTGGAAGACATGAATACACTGATGGAGAAGCTGGCAGTGAACGAAGAGCACTCAAGTTTAATGACCGTGTCTCTAAACAGCAGTCGGGTGGAGGAAGTTGGCCACTTCCACGTAGATCCAATCACTGGTCACATAGCCACTGTGACCCTGGATCCCCACCGCTCCGCCAAGCTGCGGCCACATGCTGATGATATGTGA
- the rxfp3.2b gene encoding relaxin family peptide receptor 3.2b: protein MQLNETGAQTLAPEPCEQQILQEDNPGISSRGSTSNMSLHCWLQLLTRESIMEFQGDSSSLVVRIMIACVYSIVCALGLVGNSLALYLLHSRYRQKQSSINCFVMGLAITDLQFVLTLPFWAVDTALDFRWPFGRVMCKIISSVTTMNMYASVFFLTAMSVARYYSISSALKMHSRRAAAARAKCTSLGIWAVSLLATLPHAIYSTSAQVSDEELCLVRFPDSGSWDPQLLLGLYQLQKVLLGFLIPLIIITVCYLLLLRLILTRRIAGASSTESEQGRQNRRSKVTKSIIIVVLSFFLCWLPNQALTLWGVLIKFDLVPFSKAFYNVQAYAFPLTVCLAHTNSCLNPVLYCLVRREFRSALKEILLRATPSFRSLTHLLRRKAKVAEAPPVLVLVQMDV, encoded by the coding sequence ATGCAGCTGAATGAGACTGGAGCTCAGACACTGGCTCCAGAGCCATGTGAGCAGCAGATACTGCAGGAGGACAACCCTGGCATCTCCAGCAGAGGTTCCACCAGCAACATGTCACTGCACTGCTGGCTGCAGCTCCTCACCAGGGAATCTATCATGGAGTTTCAAGGAGACAGCTCCAGCCTGGTGGTGCGCATCATGATAGCGTGTGTCTACTCTATAGTCTGTGCACTCGGGCTGGTGGGAAACTCGCTGGCTCTGTATCTGCTGCACTCACGCTACAGGCAGAAGCAGTCATCCATCAACTGCTTCGTGATGGGTCTGGCCATCACAGACCTCCAGTTTGTCCTCACTTTACCTTTCTGGGCAGTGGACACAGCCCTGGACTTCCGCTGGCCATTTGGCCGTGTGATGTGCAAAATCATCAGCTCTGTCACCACCATGAACATGTATGCCAGTGTGTTCTTTCTCACAGCTATGAGCGTGGCACGTTATTACTCTATCTCCTCTGCACTGAAGATGCACAGTAGGCGTGCAGCAGCTGCCAGGGCCAAGTGTACAAGCCTTGGCATCTGGGCCGTCTCTCTCCTGGCCACTTTGCCCCACGCCATCTACTCCACCAGCGCCCAGGTATCAGATGAGGAACTATGCCTGGTGCGCTTTCCAGACTCTGGCAGTTGGGATCCGCAGCTTCTCTTGGGTCTATACCAGCTGCAGAAGGTTCTGCTGGGCTTCCTCATTCCTCTCATCATAATTACCGTCTGCTATCTCCTGCTACTGCGCTTGATCCTCACCCGAAGAATAGCCGGGGCATCAAGCACAGAAAGTGAGCAAGGTCGGCAAAATCGTCGCTCCAAAGTCACCAAATCCATCATCATCGTggttctctccttctttctgtgCTGGCTGCCCAACCAGGCGCTGACTCTGTGGGGTGTGCTCATAAAGTTTGACCTTGTCCCCTTCAGCAAGGCTTTCTATAATGTGCAGGCTTATGCtttccccttgactgtgtgctTGGCTCACACCAACAGCTGCCTCAACCCCGTGCTCTACTGCCTGGTCCGCAGGGAGTTTCGGTCCGCTCTCAAGGAAATTCTTCTCCGCGCCACTCCATCCTTCAGGAGCCTGACTCATCTGCTGCGTCGCAAGGCCAAAGTGGCTGAGGCACCTCCAGTGCTGGTGCTGGTCCAAATGGATGTCTGA